Proteins co-encoded in one Fusarium fujikuroi IMI 58289 draft genome, chromosome FFUJ_chr06 genomic window:
- a CDS encoding related to monocarboxylate transporter 2, translated as MAETEKQQRSQDGPILRSSFQQDENSAEQASHSTTQTDSLNLGIGDDRKKKLGVLWGSALMQLPLWGFNLSYGIFEEYWTSNWTLDGDLSITGTVGTTSNGVMYISMPFLFAIFTRYWAHHRLKAELVGLIIAFLGFILSSFSTHVWHLMVTQGVMAAFGCTLVYSPATCSLGEWYATGNRAIAYGIILSCRNIVGSVCPFLLRYLLDQYGFRWTIRIWAFILAGSGLLSIVLVPTHPSKMVAREGKPPRIPWTFLKHRGIYTYFAAVMVQSSGYCLPQTYLPTFAREFNGASQAISTLLLTLHNIPGILSCFFFGWLTDNKYHQFSAATITCLSAFASSASVLLLWGMSVDGSPALTLVFAIVFGFFAGGYSATWGGITKELESEAEEHDETIDSSLTYGLLNGARGIGFVSGGLVSIPLLSAGDTGWGGRFGYGTKYGPLMVFTGIAVAFGGLGLIRAARLRPRKTSASG; from the exons ATGGCTGAAACAGAGAAACAACAAAGGTCTCAAGATGGGCCTATCCTGCGAAGCAGTTTTCAGCAGGATGAGAATTCTGCCGAACAGGCTTCTCACTCAACTACGCAGACCGATTCATTAAACCTGGGGATTGGTGATGATCGCAAAAAGAAGCTCGGCGTGCTTTGGGGCTCAGCACTCATGCAGCTCCCACTCTGGG GCTTCAATCTGAGTTACGGTATTTTTGAAGAATATTGGACAAGCAACTGGACTCTTGATGGCGATCTCTCCATTACTGGCACAGTCGGCACTACCTCCAATGGAGTCATGTACATCTCCATGCCGTTCCTATTTGCCATATTCACCCGCTACTGGGCTCATCACCGGCTCAAAGCAGAGCTTGTAGGCCTTATCATAGCATTCCTTGGGTTcattctctcctccttcagTACTCATGTGTGGCATCTCATGGTGACACAAGGCGTCATGGCTGCCTTTGGATGTACTCTTGTGTATAGTCCAGCAACATGTTCTCTTGGGGAGTGGTATGCCACTGGAAACCGCGCTATTGCCTATGGTATCATTCTCTCGTGTAGAAACATTGTTGGTTCGGTTTGTCCTTTTCTGCTGCGGTATCTTCTTGACCAATACGGCTTTCGGTGGACAATCCGGATATGGGCGTTCATTCTGGCTGGGTCAGGTCTTTTGTCCATCGTTCTCGTCCCGACTCATCCTTCCAAGATGGTGGCACGGGAGGGGAAGCCTCCTCGTATACCATGGACATTCCTGAAACACCGTGGCATTTACACGTACTTCGCTGCAGTCATGGTTCAAAGTTCTGGATACTGTCTACCGCAGACGTATCTCCCAACATTTGCAAGAGAGTTCAACGGCGCCAGTCAAGCTATTTCCACTCTATTGCTTACATTGCACAACATACCAGGCATTCTCtcgtgcttcttctttggttGGCTTACTGACAACAAGTATCATCAATTCTCGGCCGCTACCATCACTTGCCTCTCAGCCTtcgcatcatcagcatctgtCCTTTTGCTCTGGGGAATGTCAGTAGACGGGAGTCCTGCCCTTACACTTGTATTTGCTatcgtctttggcttcttcgctGGGGGTTACAGTGCAACCTGGGGAGGCATTACAAAGGAACTAGAGAGTGAAGCAGAGGAGCATGACGAGACTATCGACTCGAGTCTTACATATGGGCTTCTCAATGGAGCTCGAGGTATTGGATTCGTCAGTGGTGGACTTGTAAGTATCCCACTGCTGAGTGCTGGTGACACAGGCTGGGGAGGAAGGTTTGGCTACGGGACCAAGTATGGCCCACTCATGGTATTCACTGGCATTGCAGTTGCTTTTGGTGGCCTGGGCTTGATCAGGGCTGCAAGATTAAGGCCACGCAAGACTTCAGCCTCAGGTTAA